A stretch of the Archangium violaceum genome encodes the following:
- a CDS encoding transposase → MGEILNDFGLEFNGSVKLEARAERLTSEAGAVLLREVDERLGLTRWLGEMLTDTRDEKRITHSLRELVRTDLLLLGQGWRDHDDADALRRDAALRLAVSDSKSSVPLRGKEGGAEGLASQPTLSRLTAMLAREENRKVLHEALVWQTGRRLRRSSPRARSSSR, encoded by the coding sequence ATGGGTGAAATCCTCAACGACTTCGGGCTGGAGTTCAACGGCTCCGTGAAGCTGGAGGCGAGGGCGGAGCGGTTGACGTCGGAGGCAGGTGCGGTGCTGCTGAGGGAGGTGGACGAGCGGTTGGGGCTGACGCGCTGGCTGGGGGAGATGTTGACGGACACGCGAGACGAGAAGCGGATAACCCACTCGCTGAGGGAGTTGGTGCGCACGGACCTTCTGCTGTTGGGGCAAGGGTGGAGAGACCACGACGACGCGGACGCGCTCAGGAGGGACGCGGCGTTGAGGTTGGCGGTGTCGGACAGCAAGAGCAGCGTGCCGCTGAGGGGGAAAGAGGGGGGAGCGGAGGGGTTGGCCTCACAGCCCACCTTGTCGCGGCTGACGGCCATGTTGGCGCGAGAGGAAAACCGGAAGGTGCTGCACGAGGCGCTGGTGTGGCAGACGGGGCGGAGGCTGAGGCGCAGCAGCCCAAGGGCCAGAAGCTCAAGCAGGTGA
- a CDS encoding group II intron maturase-specific domain-containing protein — protein sequence MVHKKTGNRYLGARPSKKAMSAARKRLSQLLWRGRTERWEEIRDELNRFLHGWAGYFAYGTPRPSFRVMDIHVAQRVRNLLRRRHKLPSSTARFTYAEVHRDLGVLELQSLLR from the coding sequence ATGGTGCATAAGAAGACCGGCAACCGGTACCTGGGGGCCCGGCCCTCGAAGAAGGCAATGAGCGCAGCCCGGAAGCGGCTCAGCCAACTTCTCTGGCGCGGCAGAACCGAGCGCTGGGAGGAGATACGGGATGAGCTCAACCGGTTCCTCCACGGGTGGGCGGGCTACTTCGCCTATGGTACGCCCCGCCCCAGCTTTCGCGTGATGGACATCCACGTCGCGCAGAGGGTGAGGAATCTCCTGAGGAGGCGCCACAAGTTGCCGTCGTCAACGGCTCGTTTCACGTACGCCGAGGTGCACCGCGATCTCGGAGTGCTGGAACTGCAAAGCCTCTTACGCTGA
- a CDS encoding DUF2019 domain-containing protein produces the protein MAKDLERIVEEFAENVAAQTEAIRRGDAKTGNKHASRYISALKKLRLEGDAGRDALAVLLKHPRADVRVSAAAFLLRYRTAEAKAVLEAAASGGGVAAIDAIMALKHWEEGTWNLDPG, from the coding sequence ATGGCGAAGGATCTAGAAAGGATTGTGGAGGAATTTGCGGAGAACGTGGCCGCGCAGACGGAAGCGATAAGGAGAGGAGACGCAAAGACGGGCAACAAGCACGCTAGTCGTTATATATCTGCGCTCAAGAAGCTGCGGTTGGAGGGTGATGCCGGACGTGATGCACTCGCCGTTCTGCTCAAGCATCCTCGCGCGGATGTACGGGTTAGTGCTGCTGCGTTCTTGCTGCGTTATCGAACGGCAGAAGCAAAAGCAGTGCTGGAGGCAGCCGCCTCCGGGGGCGGTGTTGCGGCTATTGATGCGATCATGGCCCTGAAACATTGGGAGGAAGGCACCTGGAACTTGGATCCTGGGTGA
- the sitA5 gene encoding SitA5 family polymorphic toxin, which yields MSRHAVDTRPVGTRRPLRVGVLALAALMLATACATGAPSGGRLTAYRSSLPTPEGSSEAWTLEAEAYEEDTGDGEAIFSNLPTDFQPVRVSDSELRAALATFWLEVPLRVSTSCPPLYVGRKLALASAPLSGEAWQSDLAQSYGRFCERRGTPGDCLTLFDDGPRLQANDKRSIALALAVGPALEGVDAEVRAMLNPTRVLATLSFTITAYMALLLAPEPITKGVALAFSVLMWGYLGWEFFELLRAYAQLYEDAPQASSFAELREIGERFGRVTAPNSVRILVMVATAAIGETAALMSKGPKLPGFGQASRTVEANTGLRLMDAAAGAERVILSVNEGTIRIVLPVNAVSMTTRNGGGARPALKPNEPTKGGRLLTGGYRAFKSFRAFKRYMGKAGDGLEWHHLIEKHKFNLKRFGAEALHNTENIIPLNKDLHAKVSAFYSSKRPSITNSYDLTVREWIRTQSYDKQRSFALLAIEKIRTGEW from the coding sequence ATGTCTAGGCATGCCGTCGATACTCGCCCAGTGGGCACACGGCGGCCCTTGCGCGTGGGGGTGCTGGCCCTGGCGGCGTTGATGCTGGCTACAGCGTGCGCCACGGGGGCTCCCTCCGGCGGACGGCTGACAGCGTACCGTTCCAGCCTGCCCACTCCCGAGGGCTCCTCCGAAGCGTGGACGCTGGAGGCGGAAGCCTACGAAGAAGACACAGGCGACGGCGAGGCCATCTTTTCCAACCTGCCCACGGACTTTCAGCCGGTGAGGGTCAGTGACTCCGAGCTCAGGGCCGCTCTGGCAACGTTTTGGCTCGAAGTCCCGCTGCGGGTGTCCACCTCATGCCCCCCGTTGTACGTCGGCCGGAAGCTGGCACTAGCGTCTGCGCCTTTGAGCGGCGAGGCGTGGCAATCAGACCTGGCGCAGTCCTATGGGCGATTTTGCGAGCGGCGCGGTACTCCTGGCGACTGTCTAACGTTGTTCGACGATGGACCCCGCCTGCAAGCCAACGATAAGCGCAGCATCGCCCTTGCCCTGGCGGTGGGGCCCGCCCTGGAAGGCGTGGATGCGGAAGTGCGGGCCATGCTCAACCCGACGCGGGTACTTGCTACTCTCAGCTTCACGATTACAGCCTATATGGCTCTATTGCTTGCACCCGAGCCCATCACGAAGGGCGTTGCGCTCGCGTTCTCCGTGCTCATGTGGGGCTATCTCGGATGGGAATTCTTCGAGCTGCTACGAGCCTATGCGCAGCTTTACGAAGATGCGCCGCAAGCTTCTAGTTTTGCGGAGCTGCGGGAGATAGGCGAGCGATTCGGCCGTGTCACCGCCCCCAATAGCGTGCGAATTCTCGTCATGGTGGCGACGGCGGCGATAGGTGAAACGGCCGCGCTCATGTCGAAAGGGCCGAAGCTGCCGGGCTTCGGGCAAGCCTCGCGCACGGTCGAGGCAAACACTGGGCTTCGCCTGATGGATGCGGCAGCCGGTGCCGAGCGAGTCATTCTTTCCGTGAACGAGGGCACGATCCGCATTGTCCTGCCAGTTAATGCCGTGTCCATGACTACGCGGAACGGAGGAGGCGCGCGCCCTGCACTCAAACCCAATGAGCCCACGAAAGGCGGCAGACTTCTCACAGGTGGTTATCGTGCCTTCAAGTCGTTCAGAGCTTTCAAACGTTACATGGGCAAGGCAGGCGACGGGCTGGAATGGCATCATCTTATCGAAAAGCACAAATTCAACCTCAAGCGCTTCGGTGCCGAGGCTCTTCATAACACTGAAAATATTATTCCGCTAAACAAGGATCTGCATGCGAAGGTCAGTGCGTTCTATTCTTCAAAGAGGCCCAGCATTACAAACTCATACGACTTGACCGTGCGAGAGTGGATAAGAACTCAAAGTTATGACAAGCAGCGCTCGTTTGCGCTGCTTGCCATAGAAAAGATCAGAACTGGGGAGTGGTGA
- a CDS encoding glycosyltransferase family 4 protein: protein MKLALVTHNVIRGDGQGRVNYRLALHALARGHQVLLLADQVEPDLLERGARWMRIHPRVQKPHLLKVEEFTQRASALVRRVRGEVDIIHANGYVLDTPHHLNTSHFVHAAWLNSSVRASEVTGRLQSSYQWLYTAANARWEQKAYRQARLVAAVSEPVRADLLATGLSPEHVVTVPNGVDLEEFRPGKESRAPWGLPEDKPLALFVGGIRTGRKNLDTVLTALREVPGLHLAVVGDVRGSPFPALAQRLGVADRVSFLGFRDDVARLLRASDLFVFPSRYETFALVVLEALASGVPVVTASSVGAASLVTPECGVVLRNPEDAAALARAMRTLVEDAPLRERMGLKAREVAREHGWEQMADSYFRLYERLALSA from the coding sequence ATGAAGCTGGCGCTCGTCACCCACAACGTCATTCGCGGCGATGGCCAGGGTCGCGTCAACTACCGCCTGGCCCTCCACGCACTCGCCCGGGGCCACCAGGTGCTGCTGCTGGCCGACCAGGTGGAGCCGGATCTGCTCGAGCGCGGCGCCCGCTGGATGCGCATCCACCCCCGCGTGCAGAAGCCCCACCTGCTGAAGGTGGAGGAGTTCACCCAGCGGGCCTCCGCCCTGGTGCGGCGCGTGCGCGGCGAGGTCGACATCATCCACGCCAACGGCTACGTGCTGGACACGCCGCACCACCTCAACACCTCGCACTTCGTCCACGCGGCGTGGCTGAACTCGAGCGTGCGGGCCTCCGAGGTAACGGGCCGCCTCCAGTCCAGCTACCAGTGGCTGTACACGGCGGCCAACGCGCGTTGGGAGCAGAAGGCCTACCGTCAGGCCCGCCTCGTGGCCGCGGTGTCGGAGCCGGTGCGCGCGGACCTGCTCGCCACGGGCCTGTCCCCCGAGCACGTGGTGACCGTCCCCAACGGCGTGGACCTGGAGGAGTTCCGTCCCGGGAAGGAGTCTCGCGCGCCGTGGGGCCTGCCCGAGGACAAGCCCCTGGCCCTCTTCGTGGGAGGCATCCGCACGGGCCGCAAGAACCTGGACACGGTGCTGACCGCGCTGCGCGAGGTGCCGGGGCTGCACCTGGCCGTCGTGGGAGATGTACGCGGCTCGCCCTTCCCCGCCCTGGCGCAGCGGCTGGGAGTGGCGGACCGGGTGAGCTTCCTCGGCTTCCGTGACGACGTGGCCCGGCTGCTGCGCGCGAGCGATCTCTTCGTGTTCCCCTCGCGCTACGAGACCTTCGCGCTGGTGGTGCTCGAGGCCCTTGCCTCCGGCGTGCCGGTGGTGACGGCGAGTTCGGTAGGGGCCGCGAGCCTCGTGACGCCCGAATGCGGTGTCGTCCTGCGGAACCCGGAGGACGCCGCCGCGCTCGCCCGGGCGATGCGCACCCTGGTGGAGGACGCACCGCTGCGCGAGCGCATGGGACTGAAGGCGCGCGAGGTGGCCCGGGAGCACGGCTGGGAGCAGATGGCCGATTCCTACTTCCGCCTCTACGAGCGGCTCGCCCTCAGCGCATGA
- a CDS encoding glycosyltransferase family 4 protein: MSHDESPLRLALLMDPLEEGWPSMDLAGEALHQQFHGPLANEVWVTSVRPKMVPLARKLPVLRERRAALNVDRVLTRFLTYPARAALRNRGQDAYHVVDHTYAQLVHALPPERTGVYCHDLDAFRSIVEPQKEPRPAWFRAMAWAALKGMQRAAVVFHSTQAVREELLHHGLVRPERLVHAPLGVSAEYGPEPLPGDTSDEVLRPLGGRPFVLHVGSGIPRKRVDVLFEVFAALRRQHPELHLVQQGAALNETQRAQVARLGLGDALLQPPKLDRATLAGLYRKARVVLVTSESEGFGLPVIEALACGTPVVASDLPVLREVGGDSATYAPVGDIGAWAEAVNRVLESTEPDTARSQRVTRGRGYSWTNHARIILDTYRRLTGR, translated from the coding sequence ATGAGCCACGACGAGAGCCCGCTGCGCCTGGCGTTGCTGATGGACCCGCTCGAGGAGGGGTGGCCGAGCATGGACCTGGCGGGCGAGGCGCTGCACCAGCAATTCCACGGCCCTCTCGCGAATGAGGTGTGGGTGACGTCGGTGCGCCCGAAGATGGTGCCCCTGGCACGCAAGCTGCCCGTGCTGCGCGAGCGCCGGGCCGCGCTCAACGTGGACCGGGTGCTCACGCGCTTCCTCACCTACCCGGCCCGAGCGGCCCTCCGCAACCGGGGGCAGGACGCGTACCACGTCGTGGACCACACGTACGCGCAGCTGGTGCACGCGCTCCCGCCCGAGCGCACGGGCGTGTACTGCCACGACCTGGATGCCTTCCGCAGCATCGTGGAGCCCCAGAAGGAGCCGCGGCCGGCGTGGTTCCGGGCCATGGCGTGGGCCGCGTTGAAGGGGATGCAGCGAGCGGCGGTGGTGTTCCACTCCACCCAGGCGGTGCGCGAGGAGTTGCTGCACCACGGACTGGTGCGCCCGGAGCGGCTGGTACACGCGCCCCTGGGCGTCTCGGCGGAATACGGTCCCGAGCCGCTGCCAGGAGACACGAGTGACGAGGTGCTGCGTCCGCTCGGAGGCCGGCCCTTCGTATTGCACGTGGGCAGTGGGATTCCCCGCAAGCGCGTGGACGTGCTCTTCGAGGTGTTCGCGGCGCTGCGCCGCCAGCACCCGGAGCTGCACCTGGTGCAGCAGGGGGCGGCGCTCAACGAGACACAGCGGGCCCAGGTGGCGCGGCTCGGCCTGGGCGACGCGCTGCTGCAACCGCCGAAGCTCGACAGGGCGACGCTGGCGGGGCTGTACCGCAAGGCCCGGGTGGTGCTCGTGACGAGCGAGTCCGAGGGCTTCGGTCTGCCCGTCATCGAGGCCCTGGCCTGCGGAACACCCGTGGTGGCGAGCGACCTGCCCGTGCTGCGCGAGGTGGGTGGGGACAGCGCCACCTATGCCCCGGTGGGAGACATCGGCGCATGGGCGGAGGCGGTGAACCGCGTCCTGGAGTCGACGGAGCCCGACACGGCGCGGAGCCAACGCGTGACACGCGGGCGCGGCTACTCCTGGACGAACCACGCCCGCATCATCCTCGACACCTACCGCCGGCTCACGGGACGTTGA
- a CDS encoding glycosyltransferase family 4 protein produces MSGRYADARGVSWHLLTGEFPPQPGGVSDYTWQVAEGLAREGCAVHVWAPGESRSTPSPEGVTVHRLPEGFGVRGLARLERELERLPGPKRLVVQYVPHAFGYRAMNVPFAMWLARRRRDEVWMFFHEVCFPWGWRLPWRHNVLGAVTRAMAALVLARADRVFVSTLWWNRLLHAPPRRVPIEWLPVPSNLPTQPPASAVEAIRGSLRTSPDTVLLGHLGTYGDLIAGMLEEVLPALLRQDARRVAVLAGRGGPRFAEQLIARHPELTGRVRALGGLPGDELSATLKACDVLLQPFPDGLSTRRSSAMAGLALGVPLVTNAGPATEPSWHGSGALALAPEPTSTAVREAAEALLSAPETWPVLGQRAADFYTENFSLAHTLNVLLDRTSARVVEDT; encoded by the coding sequence ATGAGCGGACGGTACGCGGATGCACGCGGCGTCTCCTGGCACCTCCTCACGGGCGAGTTCCCCCCGCAACCCGGCGGGGTGAGCGACTACACGTGGCAGGTGGCCGAGGGGCTCGCGCGCGAGGGCTGTGCCGTCCACGTCTGGGCTCCGGGCGAGTCGCGGAGCACGCCGTCTCCCGAGGGGGTCACCGTGCACCGGCTCCCCGAGGGCTTCGGTGTGAGGGGCCTGGCACGGCTGGAGCGCGAGCTGGAGCGGCTGCCCGGCCCGAAACGGCTGGTGGTGCAGTACGTGCCCCACGCCTTCGGCTACCGGGCGATGAACGTCCCCTTCGCGATGTGGCTCGCGCGGCGCCGGCGGGACGAGGTGTGGATGTTCTTCCACGAGGTCTGCTTCCCCTGGGGCTGGAGGCTGCCGTGGCGCCACAACGTGCTGGGAGCCGTCACGCGGGCGATGGCGGCGCTCGTCCTGGCTCGGGCGGACCGCGTCTTCGTCTCCACCCTGTGGTGGAACAGGCTCCTCCACGCGCCGCCGCGCCGGGTGCCCATCGAGTGGCTGCCCGTGCCGAGCAACCTGCCCACGCAGCCACCCGCGAGCGCGGTGGAGGCCATCCGCGGCTCGCTGCGCACGAGCCCGGACACGGTGCTGCTCGGCCACCTGGGGACGTACGGCGATCTCATCGCGGGCATGTTGGAGGAAGTGCTGCCCGCGCTGCTGCGCCAGGACGCGCGCCGGGTGGCCGTCCTCGCGGGCCGGGGAGGCCCACGCTTCGCCGAGCAACTCATCGCCCGTCACCCGGAGCTCACCGGACGCGTGCGCGCGCTGGGCGGGCTGCCGGGAGACGAGCTCTCCGCCACGCTGAAGGCGTGTGACGTGCTCCTGCAACCCTTCCCCGACGGGCTCAGCACGCGCCGCAGCAGCGCCATGGCCGGACTGGCGCTGGGCGTGCCGCTAGTGACCAACGCCGGCCCCGCCACGGAGCCCTCCTGGCACGGCTCCGGCGCGCTCGCGCTGGCCCCCGAGCCCACGAGCACCGCGGTCCGGGAGGCCGCCGAGGCCCTGCTATCCGCGCCGGAGACGTGGCCCGTCCTCGGCCAGCGCGCCGCCGACTTCTACACGGAGAACTTCTCGCTCGCGCACACGCTGAACGTGCTGCTGGACCGCACGAGTGCGCGCGTGGTGGAGGACACATGA
- a CDS encoding glycosyltransferase family 4 protein — MRLLFLSPVGVVGGAERTLLDLLDCLRRAPDAPWLGLITGAEGPLTEQAHAMGVKTLALPLPTELASLGDSQLRGAGADRFLRFGASLARATPAAAAHLRSLQRALQDFRPTLIHSNGLKTHLLTAVCAPGAPVVWHLHDFLGERPLVRRLLRVAGVRASAAIANSEAVARDARRVLGRVPVHPVHNGVDTERFSPGPADGGHLDALAGLPPAPENTVRLGLVATYARWKGQEVFLQAAARLRARVPTQAVRFYVVGSPVYRTPGSQFSEAELRDTVRTLGLEGHVGFIPFQTEPAPIYRALDVMVHASTRPEPFGMTIVEAMSCARAVVVSAAGGAAELVRTEHDALTFVPGDVEGLAQVMARLVREPEPRTRLGEEARRSVLARFTRERYAAQVRDIYARVLGGRT, encoded by the coding sequence GTGCGTTTGCTCTTCCTGAGTCCCGTGGGCGTGGTCGGTGGTGCGGAGCGGACACTCCTGGACCTGTTGGATTGCCTGCGCCGTGCGCCAGATGCCCCGTGGCTCGGTCTCATCACCGGCGCGGAGGGGCCTCTGACCGAGCAGGCGCACGCCATGGGCGTGAAGACGCTCGCCCTCCCCCTGCCCACCGAGCTCGCCTCGCTCGGGGACTCGCAGCTGCGGGGCGCTGGAGCGGACCGCTTCCTGCGCTTCGGCGCCTCCCTGGCCCGGGCCACTCCGGCCGCGGCGGCCCACCTGCGCTCCCTCCAGCGGGCCCTCCAGGACTTCCGCCCCACCCTCATCCACTCCAACGGCCTCAAGACCCACCTGCTCACCGCCGTCTGCGCCCCGGGGGCACCCGTGGTGTGGCACCTCCATGACTTCCTCGGCGAGCGGCCCCTGGTGCGGCGGTTGCTGCGAGTGGCCGGGGTGCGCGCGTCGGCGGCCATCGCCAACTCGGAGGCGGTGGCCAGGGACGCCCGGCGGGTGCTCGGCCGCGTCCCGGTGCACCCGGTGCACAACGGCGTGGACACGGAGCGTTTCTCGCCCGGTCCGGCCGATGGCGGACACCTGGATGCGCTCGCGGGTCTGCCTCCGGCTCCCGAGAACACGGTGCGGCTCGGGCTGGTGGCCACCTACGCGCGATGGAAGGGACAGGAGGTGTTCCTCCAGGCGGCGGCACGCCTGCGCGCCCGGGTCCCCACCCAGGCGGTGCGCTTCTACGTGGTGGGCAGCCCGGTGTACCGCACGCCCGGCTCTCAATTCTCAGAGGCGGAGCTGCGCGACACCGTGCGGACGCTGGGCCTGGAGGGCCACGTGGGCTTCATCCCCTTCCAGACGGAGCCCGCGCCCATCTACCGGGCCCTCGACGTCATGGTGCATGCCAGTACGCGGCCGGAGCCCTTCGGGATGACCATTGTCGAGGCCATGTCGTGTGCCCGGGCGGTGGTGGTGTCCGCCGCGGGTGGGGCCGCGGAGCTCGTGCGCACCGAGCATGACGCGCTGACCTTCGTGCCCGGGGACGTGGAGGGGCTCGCCCAGGTGATGGCGCGGCTCGTCCGGGAGCCGGAGCCGAGGACGCGGCTGGGAGAGGAAGCCCGGCGCTCGGTGCTCGCGCGCTTCACCCGCGAGCGCTACGCCGCACAGGTGCGGGACATCTACGCGCGGGTGCTGGGAGGGCGGACATGA
- a CDS encoding glycosyltransferase family 4 protein → MSHGLRILLVTRHRAVVGGVESYLRTLLPLLQARGHSPGLLFEHDAGPGQTRVDEGLDLPVWNLAALGRRGALEGVAAWRPERVYQQGVQDLELEEALLERYPALLFLHAYYGTCISGMKRHAFPWPVPCERVLGPGCLVHYLPRRCGGRSPLTAVREYHYQQRRLALVRRYGTVLVGSRAMREEYLRHGLSESQVVCVSLFGDGVLDAEPPAPRPPSGQLLMVGRLTELKGGVELVRALPVARAALGRELELVVAGDGPERPRIQQEAAARRVPVRFAGWVDRPAREQLMRKADLLAVPSVWPEPFGLVGVEAGGVGLPAVAFAVGGIPDWCQPGVSGELAPGNPPTSQGLAGAIVRALSDVGHHARLREGAWRMARRFNAEAHVDALCEHLVR, encoded by the coding sequence ATGAGCCACGGCCTTCGTATCCTCCTCGTCACGCGGCACCGCGCGGTGGTGGGTGGAGTGGAGTCGTACCTGCGCACGTTGCTGCCACTCCTCCAGGCCCGCGGTCATTCCCCCGGGCTCCTCTTCGAGCACGACGCCGGCCCGGGTCAGACGCGCGTCGACGAGGGGCTCGACCTTCCCGTGTGGAACCTCGCCGCGCTCGGACGGCGGGGCGCGCTCGAGGGCGTGGCGGCGTGGCGGCCCGAGCGTGTCTACCAGCAAGGTGTACAGGACCTCGAACTGGAGGAGGCGTTGCTGGAGCGCTACCCGGCGCTGCTCTTCCTCCATGCCTATTACGGCACGTGCATCAGCGGGATGAAGCGCCATGCCTTCCCCTGGCCCGTTCCCTGTGAGCGCGTGCTCGGCCCCGGATGCCTGGTGCACTACCTCCCGCGCCGCTGCGGTGGGCGCAGTCCCCTCACGGCCGTGCGCGAGTACCACTACCAGCAGCGCCGCCTCGCGCTCGTGCGCCGCTATGGGACCGTGCTGGTGGGCAGCCGGGCCATGCGCGAGGAGTACCTCCGACACGGGCTCTCCGAGTCCCAGGTGGTGTGCGTGAGCCTCTTCGGCGATGGCGTGCTGGATGCGGAGCCGCCCGCGCCCCGGCCTCCCTCCGGACAGCTGCTGATGGTGGGGCGGCTCACGGAGCTGAAGGGCGGCGTGGAGTTGGTGCGCGCGCTGCCCGTGGCCCGTGCGGCGCTGGGCCGCGAGCTGGAGCTGGTGGTGGCGGGAGATGGTCCGGAGCGTCCGCGCATCCAACAGGAGGCGGCGGCGCGGCGGGTGCCGGTGCGCTTCGCGGGCTGGGTGGACCGGCCCGCGCGGGAGCAGCTGATGCGGAAGGCGGACCTGCTCGCGGTGCCCAGCGTCTGGCCCGAGCCCTTCGGACTCGTGGGGGTGGAGGCGGGCGGAGTGGGCCTGCCCGCGGTGGCCTTCGCGGTGGGCGGCATCCCCGACTGGTGCCAGCCGGGCGTGTCCGGGGAGCTGGCTCCGGGCAATCCGCCCACGTCCCAGGGGCTCGCGGGCGCCATCGTCCGGGCGCTCTCCGATGTGGGCCACCATGCCCGGCTACGCGAGGGGGCCTGGCGCATGGCCCGGCGCTTCAACGCCGAGGCCCACGTGGACGCGCTGTGCGAGCACCTCGTGAGGTGA
- a CDS encoding lipopolysaccharide biosynthesis protein, whose amino-acid sequence MADGAPVTRSSRFLSGFSFGLANQVLTLVVGLFLTPFLLRHLGQSDLGMWLVASSLMGYLGLLDLGVAALLPRETAYAAGRNPERPLPAVADVFGQALQIALLQLPLVAVGALLLLPLLPESGEKLLYPFLMVLGTFVLIFPLRLFQAVLSGLQDLRFLGILQTVSWAAGTAASIGLVLANAGLFAVAAGWVVTQGLSALACLWRLRTAYPEALPRKLPKLSMEGIRSWLSRSLWITVSNVAQLLRLGTDVVIIGKLLGPEAVVPFTCTAKLVSVLSNAPQLVLSSAQPALAELRMSSNKERITEVASALERLTLFVSGAVFCGVLSINEGFVLEWVGAEQYGGLGLTLLFLTSMLLRHFCLSVNTCLFCFGHERRLALTAITDGAVTLVAMWTGVYLAGWKGAALAPIIGICTVSLPMNLSLFARDTGRSVGQVLRNLAPWAVRCAAVAALSLGITMVLAPRGFPLLTLAGALVGGVYLFIMSPLLFQGTLGTYVRPRLEALRARFVSARGGGRLGTG is encoded by the coding sequence ATGGCCGATGGTGCGCCGGTGACTCGCTCCAGTCGATTCCTGAGCGGCTTCAGCTTCGGACTCGCCAACCAGGTGCTGACCCTGGTGGTGGGCCTGTTCCTCACGCCCTTCCTGCTGCGGCACCTGGGCCAATCCGACCTGGGCATGTGGCTCGTGGCCAGCTCGCTGATGGGCTACCTGGGGCTGCTGGACCTGGGAGTGGCCGCGCTGCTGCCGCGTGAGACGGCCTACGCCGCGGGACGCAACCCCGAGCGGCCCCTGCCCGCCGTGGCGGACGTGTTCGGCCAGGCGCTGCAGATCGCGCTGCTCCAGCTGCCCCTGGTGGCCGTGGGAGCGCTGCTGCTGCTGCCGCTGCTCCCGGAGAGCGGCGAGAAGCTCCTCTACCCCTTCCTGATGGTGCTGGGCACCTTCGTCCTCATCTTCCCGCTGCGCCTCTTCCAGGCGGTGCTCTCGGGCCTGCAGGACCTGCGCTTCCTCGGCATCCTGCAGACGGTGAGCTGGGCCGCGGGCACCGCGGCGAGCATCGGCCTGGTCCTGGCGAACGCGGGCCTGTTCGCGGTGGCCGCCGGTTGGGTGGTGACCCAGGGCCTGTCGGCGCTCGCCTGCCTGTGGCGTCTGCGCACCGCCTACCCGGAAGCCCTGCCCCGCAAGCTGCCCAAGCTCTCGATGGAGGGCATCCGCTCCTGGCTGTCGCGGTCCCTGTGGATCACCGTGTCCAACGTGGCGCAGCTGCTGCGGCTGGGCACCGACGTGGTCATCATCGGCAAGCTGCTCGGGCCCGAGGCGGTGGTGCCCTTCACCTGTACGGCCAAGCTGGTGAGTGTGCTCTCCAACGCGCCGCAGCTGGTGCTGTCCAGCGCCCAGCCCGCCCTGGCCGAGCTGCGCATGAGCAGCAACAAGGAGCGCATCACCGAGGTGGCCAGCGCGCTCGAGCGGCTCACGCTGTTCGTCAGCGGCGCCGTCTTCTGTGGCGTGCTGTCCATCAACGAGGGCTTCGTCCTGGAGTGGGTGGGCGCGGAGCAGTACGGCGGACTGGGCCTGACGCTGCTGTTCCTGACGAGCATGCTGCTGCGTCACTTCTGCCTCTCGGTGAACACGTGCCTGTTCTGCTTCGGCCATGAGCGGAGGCTCGCCCTGACGGCCATCACCGACGGAGCGGTGACGCTGGTGGCGATGTGGACCGGCGTGTACCTGGCCGGGTGGAAGGGCGCCGCGCTCGCGCCCATCATCGGCATCTGCACGGTGTCGCTGCCGATGAACCTGTCCCTCTTCGCCAGGGACACCGGGCGCTCGGTGGGGCAGGTGCTGCGCAACCTCGCGCCCTGGGCCGTGCGGTGCGCGGCGGTGGCCGCGCTGTCGCTGGGCATCACGATGGTGCTGGCGCCGCGAGGCTTCCCCCTGCTGACACTGGCGGGTGCGCTGGTGGGCGGCGTCTACCTGTTCATCATGAGCCCACTGCTGTTCCAGGGGACCCTGGGCACGTACGTCCGCCCCCGCCTGGAGGCGCTGCGCGCCCGGTTCGTCTCCGCCCGGGGAGGCGGCAGGCTGGGCACGGGCTAG